The Mycolicibacterium mageritense genome contains a region encoding:
- a CDS encoding thiamine-phosphate kinase, producing MVGEQSADASDDSLGGVGEFAVIDRLVAGREQPGTVALGPGDDAAIVTAADGRVVVSTDMLVQERHFRLDWSTPHDIGRKAIAQNAADVEAMGGRPTAFVVAFGAPAETDTAAAVELADGMWDEARRFGASIVGGDLVRAPQWVISVTVLGDLGGRPPVLRSGARVGDTVAVVGALGPSAAGYSLWIKGIDNHTELRRRHLVPEPPYGQGAAAATAGASAMTDVSDGLLADLGHIASASGVEIDLHTGLLDADRAALAGAAATAGEDPWNWVLGGGEDHALVATFPGAVPDGWRAIGRVVDGPAGVTVDGTQWSGDPGWQSFR from the coding sequence ATGGTCGGCGAGCAATCCGCTGACGCCTCCGACGACAGTCTGGGCGGGGTAGGCGAATTCGCGGTCATCGACCGGTTGGTGGCCGGACGTGAGCAACCCGGGACCGTGGCGCTCGGACCTGGCGACGACGCGGCGATCGTGACCGCCGCCGACGGCCGGGTCGTGGTGTCGACCGACATGCTGGTGCAGGAACGGCACTTTCGGCTGGACTGGTCGACGCCACACGACATCGGTCGCAAGGCGATCGCCCAGAACGCCGCCGATGTCGAGGCGATGGGCGGGCGGCCGACCGCGTTCGTGGTGGCCTTCGGTGCGCCGGCCGAGACCGACACGGCCGCCGCGGTCGAGCTGGCCGACGGTATGTGGGACGAGGCCCGTCGGTTCGGCGCAAGCATCGTCGGCGGTGATCTCGTGCGGGCACCGCAGTGGGTGATATCCGTCACGGTGCTGGGCGACCTCGGAGGGCGCCCGCCCGTCCTTCGCAGTGGCGCCCGTGTCGGTGACACCGTCGCGGTGGTCGGCGCCCTGGGACCGTCTGCAGCCGGATATTCGTTGTGGATCAAGGGAATCGACAATCACACCGAGCTGCGTCGCCGCCATCTGGTGCCCGAGCCGCCGTACGGACAGGGTGCCGCAGCGGCCACGGCGGGGGCGAGTGCGATGACCGATGTGTCTGACGGCCTGCTCGCAGATCTCGGGCACATTGCATCGGCTTCTGGTGTGGAAATCGACCTGCACACCGGGTTGCTCGATGCCGACCGTGCCGCGCTCGCGGGGGCGGCCGCTACGGCAGGCGAGGATCCCTGGAACTGGGTGCTGGGCGGCGGCGAAGATCATGCCCTGGTTGCCACGTTCCCCGGCGCGGTTCCCGACGGCTGGCGCGCGATCGGGCGGGTGGTCGACGGCCCTGCGGGGGTGACGGTCGACGGCACGCAATGGTCCGGAGACCCGGGATGGCAGTCATTCCGGTAG